The segment AAAACTCCGATTTTCGAGGAGGCCGAGTGGGAGTTCTTTTTCATAAAAGCCATCTCGGGGATCGCCGGCAATGACGGTGCACCGGGGATCATTGAAGAAGCGACTGTTGAGAAATTGTTCGGAGGAATTCCGTAGATGATTTCATGTCCGTCGGCTCCCATTGTTCCCACGCGAGCTTCGACAACCAGGTCGGCCTCATCCTTTGTTTCCTGTAGATAGCAACCTGCTCCAATAATCTGCTGCCGTATTGTACTGACAATGTATTCTTTGTTGACGTAGTCGATCGTCTTCACTGGAACGATATAGGTGGTATCCAGAAAAACTTTTCGTCCGGCTAGCGGTGTGAAATCAATTGAGGCAATGGCGCGATCAACAGAGTCGGAGGCGGTGAGCTGGTCCGTTGCATTTCGGCTGATTGTCGTTCCGCATCCTGCGAGTAGAAATAAGTAGAGAATCAGCGTAGATAAGGGCATCCCCACCCTGAAACAACCGAACGGAGTTTCCGACGAGGATGCAGCCATACTTCCTCTCCTGCTGTTCTCAAACAGTGTTAAAAGTTGTCGACAAGTATTCATGTTGGTCTACTTCAAGAGCTGTTTTAAATCTCGTTGCGAAACGAAAGTATGCTGACTATGTATGTCACCTGATTCTTTGAACGCGTGAATCAGTTTAAAATTTCAGATCGATTGAGCACGAATGAAACTCGATAGTTACGGGAGGAATACATCCCGAACAATGCATAGAATCAGTGTTTTAGACTGTAAAATACGGGATAACGATTTATCGATGCAGCCTGTTTTTTTGAAAAGCAGGTCTGCCAATGCTTAGAGGAATCTGCATGGCAGTGCCGTGCAAAGTCGAGCGCATTAAAAGCGCAAAAGACCTCTGCATTCAGGCTCGAAAACGGATATTCCGAGAAGTCATAGGGGTGGGCGATTGAGGAGAGAGGCGGGGAATATAGTTCGTCCCGCGAAATCGTCCTAGAGCAATTGAGTCTCAGGTGTGGTCACGCGTATAGTTGTGGGCGGGTCGCTGTGGAGACGATAGGTCTTGAAGCGACATTAGCGATTGGACCGCATTTCGAAGGCAGACGTCGTATCTGCTGCTGCTGCGGTCGCCGGGGTTATTCTTTCCACAGAGAGATAAATTACACAAGGTGGGTTTATCTATGTGAGTTCATCTGTAGACAGCCATTTTCATAGACGTTAATGGCTGGGTGAAAAGGAATAACAGCATTCAGTTTCATAAGGGAGTCAAGGCAACGATGGTTGTCTTCGTCGTGCGCTGTTTTGTTAATTGAAACGGGTTGGAAAACAGTCGCGGTTGAACCGAGCGAACAAGCAGATAACTACCAGCTCATTTGCTCAAATTCATTGAACTCATCGTAATCCATCATGGCGGCGTGCTGAGCAACCAATTCGGGGGGCTCTTCGGCGAAGTACTCAACGACCTCGGCCAGTTCGTCCTGCCCCTGTTCGCGGAAGCAGTCTGCGAGGAGGGTCCAGGCGAGTTGGCTGAATGGAGCGGGAATGTTTTCTGCCGCACGCTGCAGAACTTCGACAGCTTCGTCAAACTGTTGATGCATCATAAGGGCCTGCCCCATGACATAATCGACAGCGGGTTGCATATCACCGGCGGATTCAATCGCGGCCAGTTCTTCAATTGCCTGCACGGGGAGACGTAAGTCGAGGTATCCATCGGCGGCAACGATGCGACGAGTGACTTTATGAGAAACTGTAGAGCTAATGTGATTTCGCATGATGAAGAACTTCCTGAACTTGGTTTGCATTTAGGACTGTATGACTTAGAGAGTGAAAACAGTCAGTTAAGTTGTGCCCCTCGTAGGACAGCAACCTTTAAAGCAAGTGGAGTGCCAATCTTCATCGAATCAGAGTGCAACGGATGTAACTTCATATATATCCGTTGGTTAAGAGAACAAAGAAAAAAGCGACGACGGGTGGATTTGCAATTATGACATGGTACTGAATGCATTAACTTATTCTTCTCTGTAAATTCTCCAATGCAAACAATCAGTTTTGGTCAGGATTCGATTTGCCAATGGTGGATGGAAACCGAGTGCCACCTTCGCTTGGGAAGGCGAAGGGGACGCTACTAGAGAAGGACTTCTGGTCAGTCGATTGGCAGATCGAGAGTAAAGAGACCAGAATTCGGTTCAAACCCTCTATTTAGCTCCTCATTCGGAATGAATGGGGTTCTTAATGCAACTTGATGCAAAGAGAGGTTGTTTCGTCAGTAGCGACTGTCTGGAGCCTTAGAGTCCTCTCAGTGACCCACGTGGAGCACTCTGTCAGGACTTTTAAAACGCCAGAGCAGGCATTGCCGTAATTATCGCTGAATCATCTGATTGAAGGCCGCGCCGCTACTCCCTTGCCTGCACAGGAGGATCTCCATTATGTTGAATGACGATGTTATGTTACAGAAAACATCCGCTTTTTCCTGTCGGGGTGTGGTTCATTTCGACCAGTCGATTTGTTTGAATTGAGGTTTTCAAAATGATTACACGGCCCTCTTTGGTTTTCTGGTCGATGGTGGTGGTTGGTCTGGTTATGGTGGGAGCCCCCTCCGTTTTCGCTGGAGAACCTGCTTACCAGAGGAGTGAACTCAAGCAGTCCAAACAGCCAAACATTCTGTTTATCTTTTCTGACGATCATGCTGCTCAGGCAATCGGTTGTTACGGTTCGAAGATCAATCAAACGCCCAATATCGATCGCATCGCTGCGGGTGGGATGGTTTTTGAAAACTGCTTTTGCACGAATTCGATTTGTGGACCTTCGCGAGCTGTCATTCTCACAGGGAAGCATAGCCATTTGAATGGCTTCAGGCAGAACGGCGATCGCTTTGATGGAAGCCAGCTGACCTTCCCCAAGCTGTTGCAGAAGTCAGGATATCAAACAGCCGTCTTTGGAAAGTGGCATCTACGGACTGAACCAACCGGTTTTGATCAGTACGAAGTTCTGATAGGTCAGGGTCCTTACTACAACCCGCCGATGCTTAAAAATGGAAAGCGCGTGAAGCATGAAGGTTACACGACCGACATCATCACCGACCTGGCTTTAGATTTCCTTAAGGAAAAGCGAGACGTTTCCAAACCTTTCATGGTGATGTATCAACACAAAGCGCCGCATCGAAACTGGCAGCCAGCACCGGAATACCTTCACAAATACGACGATGTGACTATTCAGGAGCCGCCAACGTTGTTCGATGACTATGCGACGCGTGGTCGACCGGCGCGAGAGCAGGAAA is part of the Polystyrenella longa genome and harbors:
- a CDS encoding tetratricopeptide repeat protein, translated to MRNHISSTVSHKVTRRIVAADGYLDLRLPVQAIEELAAIESAGDMQPAVDYVMGQALMMHQQFDEAVEVLQRAAENIPAPFSQLAWTLLADCFREQGQDELAEVVEYFAEEPPELVAQHAAMMDYDEFNEFEQMSW
- a CDS encoding sulfatase family protein — protein: MITRPSLVFWSMVVVGLVMVGAPSVFAGEPAYQRSELKQSKQPNILFIFSDDHAAQAIGCYGSKINQTPNIDRIAAGGMVFENCFCTNSICGPSRAVILTGKHSHLNGFRQNGDRFDGSQLTFPKLLQKSGYQTAVFGKWHLRTEPTGFDQYEVLIGQGPYYNPPMLKNGKRVKHEGYTTDIITDLALDFLKEKRDVSKPFMVMYQHKAPHRNWQPAPEYLHKYDDVTIQEPPTLFDDYATRGRPAREQEMSIANDLNEKDLKLVPPDNLTESQLQAWNAAYEPKNEAFRAQNLKGKELVRWKYQRYMKDYLRCIASMDDNIGRVLDYLDESGLAENTIVIYSSDQGFYLGEHGWFDKRFMYEESYRMPFVIRWPGKTEPGSRSTALVSNLDFAETFLDAAYVEIPKEMQGLSLQPLMDGSTPEDWRESLYYQYYEYPAVHMVHKHKGVRTDRYKLIDFYGIDEMELYDLQEDPLELNNIYGKPEVA